The genomic region ACTTGAATAGTATTAATTTCTTTACCATCCTTTATTGCTTTAACAATAACTACGGCATCAAAACTTCCAGATACATAGGGGTCTTTTCAATTTAACACTTCATATTCTATCGTAATATTATTAGGAACTACAGCAACAACGGAATTTTTTACAGCTTCAATCACTTCTTCTTTACTAAAATAACAATTTTCTTCAAGAATATCTTTAAAATTATCCAAATAATTCTTAATCGGTTCAAATAAACCCCATACCTTAACAACAATATCCTTCCTGAATTGTAAATATAAATGGGACAGTTTTTTAAAATAATTGTATTAAATCTATTGGTCTTTTATAAGATAATGTGGATTGGCAACCCTTTTTAGGACACTTTTTATGTAGACTGGTATTTTCTAAATTCAACGGGAGTTAAATAATTTAAACTGCCATGAATTCGAATATTGTTATATCAATTAACAAAATCAAATAGTTCGCATTTTAGTTGTGTTAAGTTTGCAAATTTTTTACCGTTAATAAATTCGGTTTTAAAGGTTTTGTAAGTTGCTTCAGCAACAGCATTATCATATGGGCATCCTTTGGAGCTTAATGATCTTTTAATTTTAAAGGTTATTAAAATTTCATCAATAATTTTATTTTTAAACTCATTACCACGATCAGTATGAAATAAAGTTATTTTATTTAATGGTCATGTTATCTTGTGAAAAGCTTGTTGAACTAATTCAGCAGTTTTATTTGGTCCAGCACTATAGCCAATTACTTCGCGATTAAACAAGTCAATTAATAAACAAATATAATGTCATTTAGTGCCAACTTGAACATATGTTAAATCACTAACAACAACTTCATTTGGTTTTTTGTCATTAAATTGACGATTTAAAACATTATTAATTTCGTCATTATTAACTGTTTTTTTATGATTACAATATTTTAACTTGGTGTATTTAGAAACCAAATTATTTTTGATCATAATGAATCGGATTTTTCGTCGTGATAAAATGATATTTTTTCTTATTAAAACAGCTTTAATTTTACGAGCACCATAAATCTTGCGACTTTTATTAAATGCACTGATAACTTCTTGTTCATAATTATTAACATCAAACTTGGTGCATTTATTAGTTTGATAATAATATGTTGATTTTAGTAAACCTAAAATCTTACATATTTTCCTCACTGAATATTTATTTTTGTTGTTATTAATTATTGTTATTTTTTCCCGATTATCAGTGCTGCTTGCTTTAAAATGTCATTTTCCATTCGTAATTGTTGGTTTTCTTTTCGCAAGTAAATTAATTCATTTTCTTCGACAGTGCGATTATCTTTTGCTTTAAATGACCCAGAATTATTATAATTTTTAATTCAACTATAAATAGTTGGTTTTGGTAAATTATATTCTTTCCCTAAATTAATAACACTTTTGTCATTTTTGTATAGCATTACAATTTGTTTTTTAAATTCTTCAGAGTATGAGGTTTTATTTCCCATTTTTATATTCCTTCTTTCTTAATAATTTTGAAGTCTATATAATTATGGTCCAACTTATTGTAGCCTATCCATTTTTTATTGTAAAATGAAACAAATTGCTATAGCTAATAGGGTGTTATCTATCAACTGGTAAACTTCTTTTGGTTATGGCGACCACCCACAATTTATCGTGCTTTAATACATACCAACATTATTAATTCACTTGTATTTAATTTTCAAAGAACAAAATTTTAACACCTCATAAAATAAAAAGACAATCATTGCTGACTGCCTTAATACTTATTCAAATCTTTACCTACCTAACAAAACTTTATGCGCACAAAACTTTATGCGCCCTAAATGTGGCTGTGTAAAAAATTATTTGTTTTAATAATTAATATTTGATAATATAACTACATAAGATTACTTTAGATTTTTCTATTAAATTTACTAAAAAACAGAGAAAGGTTAATTTAGGATGCTAAAATTTTTGCAGTTTTTCTTCATACCTATTATTATTTCAATAAATTCAAATAACTTCAATAAATTAATAAATAAAAGTGAATATATTGACTTTAAAATTGAAGAAAAAACTGTTTTTCAATATTTAATCAATCTTTTCAATCGCAATGAAAAAATTCAAATTTATAACTATAATGATTCTAACTATGACTATCAAAAAACTATTGAAGATAATCTAAAAAAACAAATTAATTAATATGCTGAATTATACTTGCACTTACAAGTATAATTCAGCATCTAAATAGTAAATAAATAGTAATTTATTAAAAAATAAAGGGAGAGAATATTTATGAATGAAAAAATTAGTGCGGAAATAACAAAACGCATCAATGAATATATTAAATTTGATGTTTTATTAAAAAATGAAAGATTTTCAATTATGAAAAGTTACCAATGCTTGTCAAGAAGTAAAACAATATGCCTATATTAATCTTTTGTGTGCTCAAATTAATAAACGGTTTAAAAATGATTCTGCTACCAATCAATCAATTGAAAACTTAATTCGGTTAACTAAACTTAATGATGTTGTTGGGTTTAAAGTAGCGTATCAAAAATTAACAAATTATAATTTTGAAGCCGTTGCTATTAAAAGTCTTAAAGAGCACTATATGCATTTTATGTTTGATAATGAATATGGAATATATTTTCAATTTAAAAATTATAATTTTAATAGTTTTATTGACTTTATGCAAATAAGAGAAAATAATCATCGTTTATTTTCAGAACCAAAGGTAGGACAAAGAGCTGTGCCCGATGAATTAGATAAAGGTATGGGCAAAAACGAACAATGTACGATAGTTAAACGCCAAGCGCCACCTGTGCCCCCAAAACCAGCAATGAAACCATTAAATATGTTAGATAGTGATGAACTTCGTAATACGATTGTTAATGATTCTAAACAACCAAATGCGCAACGAAATAATTGAAATCCTTATGATAAAGTTGCTACAGTATTGACCAAAAATAAAGAAGGAATTGCTACTAAGCGTCAGGCGCCACCTGTGCCTGTAAAGCCAGCAATGAAACCAGTAAATTGACAAGCAAAAAATGAACAAGGAGCAAAGTCTAATTTAGAAATGGACGATTTGAAAATGACTCTTAATCGGGAAATAGAACAAGTGGTCGCAAAAAGAAATGAGTGCAATCTTTATCAAGATGAGTTTGATAGTAATGGGAATTTTAGAACATTAGACAATGGAAATAAAGAATATGGTAATTCGCAATTAGCAAGTATATTAAATCCTGTGGTTGAAGAATTTAAACAAAAATATAACATTGGGAATTGTAAAACTTTAGATGAAAAGCCAGACGATGAATTATACTGCCCTGTAATTGTTAAAAATAAAATTTTATAACTAAGAAATCATAGTAGCTAAGGTAATTTTAAATTACCTTAGCTTTTTACTTTTTATTAAGCGTAATAGTTTGTTATTAGATTTTATGTTAAAATTAAAAACAGAATAGAAATTATCGTGAGGTGAAACAATGGAGCAGTATTTAAGTTTATGTCGTCAGATATTAGAAAAAGGTCAAAATAAACCTAATCGTACCCTTATTGATACAATTAGTTTTTTTGGTTATCAAATGCGGTTTGATTTACAAAAAGGGTTTCCACTATTAACAACAAAAAAAGTATATTTAAAAGCTGTTATTTATGAATTATTATGATTTATTAAAGGTGATACTAATATTAGAACATTAGTTCAAAATAATGTTAATATTTGAAATGAGTGACCGTATAAAAAATATCAAAATTCACCTGATTTTAAAGGTGAGCAATTACAAGATTTTATTTCTAAAATTAAAAATGATGAGCAATTTGCTAAAAAATATGGTGATTTAGGTCCAGTTTATGGTAAACAATGGCGAAATTTTAATGGTATGGATCAATTAAAAAATTTAGAAAAGCAATTAAAAGATAATCCTCATTCACGAAGACATATTTTATCTAGTTGAAATCCTGAGGAAATTGAAGAAATGGCATTACCGCCTTGTCATACATTATTTCAATTTTATGTTAGTGCTGACAATAAATTATCTTGTCAGTTATATCAAAGAAGTGCTGATGTATTTTTAGGTGTTCCTTTTAATATTGCTAGTTATGCTTTATTAACTTATATGCTAGCATCTGTTTGT from Spiroplasma endosymbiont of Lonchoptera lutea harbors:
- a CDS encoding IS3 family transposase (programmed frameshift), with protein sequence MGNKTSYSEEFKKQIVMLYKNDKSVINLGKEYNLPKPTIYSWIKNYNNSGSFKAKDNRTVEENELIYLRKENQQLRMENDIFKASSTDNREKITIINNNKNKYSVRKICKILGLLKSTYYYQTNKCTKFDVNNYEQEVISAFNKSRKIYGARKIKAVLIRKNIILSRRKIRFIMIKNNLVSKYTKLKYCNHKKTVNNDEINNVLNRQFNDKKPNEVVVSDLTYVQVGTKWHYICLLIDLFNREVIGYSAGPNKTAELVQQAFHKITWPLNKITLFHTDRGNEFKNKIIDEILITFKIKRSLSSKGCPYDNAVAEATYKTFKTEFINGKKFANLTQLKCELFDFVNWYNNIRIHGSLNYLTPVEFRKYQST
- the thyA gene encoding thymidylate synthase, which produces MEQYLSLCRQILEKGQNKPNRTLIDTISFFGYQMRFDLQKGFPLLTTKKVYLKAVIYELLWFIKGDTNIRTLVQNNVNIWNEWPYKKYQNSPDFKGEQLQDFISKIKNDEQFAKKYGDLGPVYGKQWRNFNGMDQLKNLEKQLKDNPHSRRHILSSWNPEEIEEMALPPCHTLFQFYVSADNKLSCQLYQRSADVFLGVPFNIASYALLTYMLASVCGYEVGDFVHTIGDAHIYTNHLEQINEQLTRPPKKLGKLIINRSVTSIFDFKYEDFSLLDYESHPAIKGQVAV